In the Kitasatospora terrestris genome, one interval contains:
- a CDS encoding LLM class flavin-dependent oxidoreductase, producing the protein MRHSIVLPITAVRPEQAVPFANLVRWTRAARFWQGQSQVIDNHQLVSWLAGIGIRVPSGFGVNLTPLRSPYHAAMEARSTALTTGQQVLAAYGPGAVDYQRGILGQPYRSPLTAVREYVTTVRALVNGEFVESGGAYYPTTARMVPIRSADVRIGLGVLRPRMAELAGEIADDAVAWLCPPDHLRDVLVPAVRKGSAAAGREPVPVTAIVPCALARDGRDAEELAFATCGMHLQAPHYQDTLRQAGIRVTGERSDARKLIDAGLFPYGTARDVRDALRRFADAGVAEVVLNVVGVAATLGARAAAQDLEDILSEV; encoded by the coding sequence GTGCGCCACTCGATCGTGCTCCCGATCACCGCGGTCCGGCCCGAACAGGCCGTCCCGTTCGCCAACCTGGTCCGCTGGACCCGCGCCGCGCGGTTCTGGCAGGGACAGTCCCAGGTCATCGACAACCACCAGCTGGTCAGCTGGCTGGCGGGCATCGGCATCCGGGTGCCCAGCGGCTTCGGGGTCAACCTGACGCCGCTGCGCTCCCCGTACCACGCGGCGATGGAGGCCCGCAGCACCGCCCTGACCACCGGGCAGCAGGTGCTCGCCGCGTACGGCCCGGGCGCGGTGGACTACCAGCGCGGCATCCTCGGGCAGCCCTACCGCAGCCCGCTGACCGCCGTGCGGGAGTACGTGACGACCGTCCGCGCCCTGGTCAACGGCGAGTTCGTGGAGAGCGGGGGCGCGTACTACCCGACCACCGCCCGGATGGTGCCGATCCGCTCCGCCGACGTCCGGATCGGCCTCGGCGTGCTGCGGCCCAGGATGGCCGAGCTCGCCGGGGAGATCGCCGACGACGCGGTGGCCTGGCTCTGCCCACCCGACCACCTGCGCGACGTCCTGGTGCCCGCCGTGCGCAAGGGCAGCGCCGCGGCCGGGCGCGAGCCCGTCCCGGTGACCGCCATCGTGCCCTGCGCGCTCGCCCGGGACGGCCGGGACGCCGAGGAGCTCGCCTTCGCCACCTGCGGCATGCACCTCCAGGCGCCGCACTACCAGGACACCCTGCGGCAGGCCGGCATCCGGGTCACCGGCGAGCGCTCGGACGCCCGCAAGCTGATCGACGCCGGGCTGTTCCCGTACGGCACCGCCCGGGATGTGCGGGACGCCCTGCGCCGCTTCGCCGACGCCGGGGTGGCGGAGGTGGTGCTCAACGTCGTCGGCGTGGCCGCCACCCTCGGCGCCCGGGCGGCGGCCCAGGACCTGGAGGACATCCTCTCCGAGGTGTAG
- a CDS encoding DedA family protein, with translation MHLDQWIESVPPTSVYALIGLIIGLESLGIPLPGEIALVTASLLAAQGVVSPWGVALCAIAGAIIGDTIGYAIGRRGGRPLFEKLGRRFPKHFGPEHLATAERAFDKWGMWAVFFGRFIALLRIFAGPLAGTLKMPYWRFLIANVLGGVVWAGGTTLLVYQVGKAAEEYLKGASYIGLGAAVVFGAGSALVLKRRAAKSRAAHPEQSGGPSGEPVPPMQPARPVEQPAD, from the coding sequence CTGCACCTCGACCAGTGGATCGAGAGCGTCCCGCCGACCTCGGTGTACGCGCTCATCGGACTGATCATCGGCCTGGAGAGCCTCGGCATCCCGCTGCCCGGCGAGATCGCCCTCGTCACCGCCTCCCTGCTCGCCGCCCAGGGCGTCGTCAGCCCCTGGGGCGTCGCCCTGTGCGCCATCGCCGGCGCGATCATCGGCGACACCATCGGCTACGCCATCGGGCGCAGGGGCGGCCGGCCGCTGTTCGAGAAGCTCGGCCGGCGCTTCCCCAAGCACTTCGGGCCCGAACACCTGGCGACCGCCGAGCGGGCCTTCGACAAGTGGGGCATGTGGGCGGTCTTCTTCGGCCGCTTCATCGCCCTGCTGCGGATCTTCGCCGGGCCGCTGGCCGGCACCCTGAAGATGCCGTACTGGCGCTTCCTGATCGCCAACGTGCTCGGCGGCGTGGTCTGGGCCGGCGGCACCACGCTGCTGGTGTACCAGGTCGGCAAGGCCGCCGAGGAGTACCTCAAGGGCGCCTCCTACATCGGCCTCGGCGCGGCCGTGGTGTTCGGTGCCGGCTCCGCGCTGGTCCTCAAGCGCCGCGCCGCGAAGTCCCGCGCCGCGCACCCCGAGCAGTCCGGCGGCCCGAGCGGCGAGCCCGTGCCGCCGATGCAGCCCGCGCGGCCCGTCGAGCAGCCCGCCGACTGA
- a CDS encoding O-methyltransferase — MSQQQWTAVDEYFSEVLIGHDEPLEAALAAADAAGLPHINVAPNQGKLLHLLARTVGARRILEVGTLGGYSAIWLARALPEDGRLITLELDPAHAAVATANLAHAGFADTVEVRVGRAADSLEQLVEEGGDPFDLVFIDADKPSNPLYYQRALELTRPGSLIVVDNVVRGGAVADADSTDPAIVGTRHMHDLIAAEPRVSATSVQTVGTKGYDGFTLIRVEG, encoded by the coding sequence GTGAGCCAGCAGCAGTGGACAGCGGTCGACGAGTACTTCAGCGAGGTGCTGATCGGCCACGACGAGCCGCTCGAAGCGGCCCTCGCCGCGGCCGACGCCGCCGGGCTGCCGCACATCAACGTCGCCCCGAACCAGGGCAAGCTGCTCCACCTGCTGGCCCGCACCGTCGGCGCCCGGCGGATCCTGGAGGTCGGCACCCTCGGCGGGTACAGCGCGATCTGGCTGGCCCGCGCGCTGCCCGAGGACGGCCGGCTGATCACCCTGGAGCTCGACCCGGCGCACGCCGCCGTCGCCACCGCCAACCTGGCGCACGCCGGCTTCGCCGACACCGTCGAGGTCCGGGTCGGCCGCGCCGCCGACAGCCTGGAGCAGCTGGTCGAGGAGGGCGGCGACCCCTTCGACCTGGTCTTCATCGACGCCGACAAGCCCAGCAACCCGCTGTACTACCAGCGCGCCCTGGAGCTCACCCGCCCCGGCTCGCTGATCGTCGTCGACAACGTGGTGCGCGGCGGAGCGGTCGCCGACGCCGACAGCACCGACCCGGCGATCGTCGGCACCCGGCACATGCACGACCTGATCGCCGCCGAGCCGCGGGTCAGCGCCACCTCCGTCCAGACCGTCGGCACCAAGGGCTACGACGGCTTCACCCTGATCCGCGTGGAGGGCTGA
- a CDS encoding Gfo/Idh/MocA family oxidoreductase: MRIGLLGTGPWAGFVHAPALAAHPGAEFAGVWGRRPEAARELAEAHGVRAYGSVEELLADVDAVSIALPPEVQARYAVQAAEAGRHLLLDKPVAVTVADAAAVAGAVEERGLASVVFFTVRFGGEQAPWLAEQAAREDWFTARCEWIGAVFTTDSPYAASAWRREKGALWDVGPHALSVLLPVLGDVEKLTAAPGPGDTVHLVLRHAGGASSTVTLSLTAPPGAAVDGVAFELRGAGGVSAMPGRGEHPTAAFGRAVDALLAAADGGPAHPCDAAFGLRVVELLAEAERALTA, encoded by the coding sequence GTGCGCATAGGACTGCTCGGCACCGGACCCTGGGCGGGCTTCGTGCACGCCCCCGCCCTCGCCGCGCACCCCGGCGCGGAGTTCGCCGGCGTCTGGGGCCGCCGCCCCGAGGCCGCCCGCGAACTCGCCGAGGCGCACGGCGTGCGCGCGTACGGGAGCGTCGAGGAACTGCTCGCCGACGTGGACGCGGTCTCCATCGCCCTGCCGCCCGAGGTCCAGGCCCGGTACGCGGTGCAGGCCGCCGAGGCCGGCCGCCACCTGCTGCTCGACAAGCCGGTCGCGGTGACCGTCGCCGACGCGGCCGCGGTCGCCGGCGCGGTGGAGGAGCGCGGCCTCGCCTCGGTGGTCTTCTTCACCGTCCGCTTCGGCGGCGAGCAGGCGCCCTGGCTGGCCGAGCAGGCCGCGCGCGAGGACTGGTTCACCGCCCGCTGCGAGTGGATCGGCGCGGTCTTCACCACCGACAGCCCGTACGCCGCCTCCGCCTGGCGGCGGGAGAAGGGCGCGCTGTGGGACGTCGGCCCGCACGCCCTGTCCGTCCTGCTGCCGGTCCTCGGCGACGTCGAGAAACTGACCGCCGCGCCCGGGCCCGGGGACACCGTCCACCTGGTGCTGCGGCACGCCGGCGGCGCCTCCAGCACCGTCACCCTCAGCCTCACCGCCCCGCCCGGGGCCGCCGTCGACGGCGTCGCCTTCGAGCTGCGCGGCGCCGGCGGCGTGAGCGCCATGCCGGGGCGCGGCGAGCACCCGACGGCCGCCTTCGGCCGGGCCGTGGACGCGCTGCTCGCCGCCGCCGACGGGGGCCCGGCGCACCCGTGCGACGCCGCCTTCGGGCTGCGGGTGGTCGAACTCCTCGCCGAGGCCGAGCGGGCGCTGACCGCGTAG
- a CDS encoding helix-turn-helix domain-containing protein — MAATARTPRERWVEEGLRALADGGPDAVRVEALAKRIGVTKGGFYGHFADRDALLGEVLDAWERESVDEVIAQVEREGGDPRTRATRAGTLTFSERLLPVDLAVRDWARRDAGVAERLRRVDNRRMALLREAIGASCADPDEVEARALLAFCVAIGHHWLAADHPGRTRPQVLARAGDLVFERPSD; from the coding sequence GTGGCGGCGACAGCGCGCACCCCGCGCGAGCGGTGGGTGGAGGAGGGCCTGCGGGCTCTGGCCGACGGCGGGCCGGACGCGGTGCGCGTCGAGGCGCTGGCGAAGCGGATCGGCGTCACCAAGGGCGGCTTCTACGGGCACTTCGCCGACCGCGACGCCCTGCTCGGCGAGGTGCTGGACGCCTGGGAGCGGGAGAGCGTCGACGAGGTGATCGCGCAGGTGGAGCGCGAGGGCGGCGACCCGCGGACCCGGGCGACCCGGGCGGGCACGCTGACCTTCTCCGAGCGGCTGCTGCCGGTCGACCTGGCGGTGCGCGACTGGGCGCGGCGGGACGCGGGGGTCGCGGAGCGGCTGCGCCGGGTCGACAACCGGCGGATGGCCCTGCTGCGCGAGGCGATCGGCGCCTCCTGCGCCGACCCGGACGAGGTGGAGGCCCGCGCGCTGCTCGCCTTCTGCGTGGCGATCGGCCACCACTGGCTGGCCGCCGACCACCCGGGCCGCACCCGCCCGCAGGTGCTGGCCCGGGCGGGCGACCTGGTCTTCGAACGCCCCTCGGACTGA
- a CDS encoding DUF2867 domain-containing protein — MKRARTAYTAQPWRIHEYTRDFRVEDVWSFRTPGAGPEDFPVMLDAMRSDGGFGRQSPAARLLFAVRWKLGALLGWDDDRAGLGARVRSLRERIPEELRRTTEGVAPDGTPFSPVYLLPTESAAEIANRTVHAVMHLGWAPADAGGYELRMAVLVKSNGRLGRLYMALIAPFRYLVVYPALTRQWERAWRERGRGRG, encoded by the coding sequence ATGAAACGTGCCCGCACGGCCTACACCGCACAGCCTTGGCGGATCCACGAGTACACCCGCGACTTCCGGGTCGAGGACGTCTGGTCCTTCCGCACCCCCGGCGCCGGGCCCGAGGACTTCCCGGTGATGCTCGACGCGATGCGCTCCGACGGCGGCTTCGGCCGGCAGTCGCCCGCCGCTCGGCTGCTCTTCGCAGTGCGCTGGAAGCTCGGGGCGCTGCTCGGCTGGGACGACGACCGGGCCGGACTCGGCGCCCGGGTCCGGTCGCTGCGCGAGCGGATCCCCGAGGAGCTGCGCCGCACCACCGAGGGCGTCGCCCCGGACGGCACCCCGTTCAGCCCGGTGTACCTGCTGCCGACGGAGTCCGCCGCCGAGATCGCCAACCGGACGGTCCACGCGGTGATGCACCTGGGCTGGGCGCCGGCCGACGCCGGCGGGTACGAGCTGCGGATGGCCGTCCTGGTGAAGTCGAACGGGCGGCTCGGCCGGCTGTACATGGCGCTGATCGCCCCGTTCCGGTACCTGGTCGTCTACCCCGCGCTGACCCGGCAGTGGGAGCGGGCCTGGCGGGAGCGGGGGCGCGGCCGGGGTTAG
- a CDS encoding GNAT family N-acetyltransferase: MPATPQFRPARPEDAEQVARLHTDSWRRHYRGAYADAYLDGDILSDRRTVWSARLAAPAGAVTLLAEDPPGSLLGFVHLVPDEDAVHGSLVDNLHVVHGRHRSGLGTELLTRAAAAAAERAAGPALHLWVHERNTAARAFYRALGGSPVERVPVAPPGGRPERLDGTPYKLRLVWPDAAALAARRLT; the protein is encoded by the coding sequence ATGCCGGCGACGCCGCAGTTCCGCCCCGCCCGCCCCGAGGACGCCGAGCAGGTGGCGCGGCTGCACACCGACAGCTGGCGCCGCCACTACCGCGGCGCGTACGCCGACGCGTACCTGGACGGCGACATCCTCTCGGACCGCCGCACGGTCTGGTCCGCGCGGCTGGCCGCCCCGGCCGGCGCGGTGACGCTGCTCGCCGAGGACCCGCCGGGGTCGCTGCTCGGCTTCGTCCACCTGGTGCCGGACGAGGACGCGGTGCACGGCAGCCTGGTCGACAACCTGCACGTCGTCCACGGCCGCCACCGCTCCGGCCTCGGCACCGAGCTGCTCACCCGGGCCGCCGCCGCGGCCGCCGAACGGGCCGCCGGGCCCGCCCTCCACCTGTGGGTGCACGAGCGGAACACCGCCGCCCGGGCGTTCTACCGCGCGCTCGGCGGCAGCCCGGTGGAGCGCGTCCCGGTCGCCCCGCCCGGCGGCCGGCCGGAGCGGCTCGACGGCACCCCGTACAAGCTCCGCCTGGTGTGGCCGGACGCCGCCGCACTGGCCGCCCGGCGGCTAACGTGA
- a CDS encoding C40 family peptidase: MATRVNLLPRRLVRPLRCAAVLSVLASFAVFFAGVQQAQAAPACAVLSSGAAPQAEAAVRSACGLIGTPYSWGGGHGATPGPTYGICDASNGAPNDCNVRGLDCSGMVRYAYYLAVGSDVINGTTRTQWPSSRAVARYYRGDGTAPLLPGDLVFYGDTASTIHHVAIYLGQGYIAEAPYSGGRVQVATLYSHGDYYGSIRLYGPGGGGTTPPPSTPGQYWVDTFANAPVYGSPTSTVATGTLYQGTNYVFCKAWGREISSGGSFNHWWLKTDPDVGPGGQWVSAFYLSRWGNDVAKDNNGVTVPDCAGGGAPPATGKYWVDTFANAPVYGSPTSTAATGTLYQGTNYVFCKAWGREISSGGSFNHWWLKTDPDVGPGGQWVSAFYLSRWGNDVAKDNNGVTVPDC, encoded by the coding sequence ATGGCTACGCGCGTAAACCTTCTTCCCCGTCGGCTGGTCCGGCCGCTGCGGTGCGCCGCGGTCCTCTCGGTGCTCGCCTCGTTCGCGGTCTTCTTCGCCGGCGTCCAGCAGGCCCAGGCGGCCCCTGCCTGCGCCGTCCTCTCCTCCGGCGCAGCCCCGCAGGCCGAGGCCGCGGTCCGCTCCGCCTGCGGCCTGATCGGCACCCCCTACTCCTGGGGCGGCGGGCACGGCGCCACGCCCGGCCCCACGTACGGCATCTGCGACGCGTCCAACGGCGCGCCCAACGACTGCAACGTGCGCGGACTCGACTGCTCCGGCATGGTCCGCTACGCGTACTACCTCGCCGTCGGCAGCGACGTGATCAACGGCACCACCCGCACCCAGTGGCCGTCCTCACGGGCCGTCGCCCGCTACTACCGCGGCGACGGCACGGCACCGCTGCTCCCCGGCGACCTGGTGTTCTACGGCGACACCGCATCGACCATCCACCACGTCGCGATCTACCTCGGCCAGGGGTACATCGCGGAGGCCCCGTACTCCGGCGGCCGCGTCCAGGTCGCCACGCTGTACTCGCACGGCGACTACTACGGATCCATCCGCCTGTACGGCCCCGGTGGCGGCGGCACCACGCCGCCGCCGTCCACGCCGGGCCAGTACTGGGTGGACACCTTCGCCAACGCCCCGGTCTACGGTTCGCCGACCAGCACGGTGGCGACCGGGACGCTGTACCAGGGCACCAACTACGTGTTCTGCAAGGCGTGGGGCCGGGAGATCTCCAGTGGTGGGAGCTTCAACCACTGGTGGCTGAAGACGGATCCGGACGTCGGTCCGGGCGGTCAGTGGGTGTCGGCGTTCTACCTGTCGCGGTGGGGCAACGACGTGGCCAAGGACAACAACGGCGTGACCGTTCCCGACTGCGCCGGAGGCGGCGCCCCGCCCGCCACCGGCAAGTACTGGGTGGACACCTTCGCCAACGCCCCGGTCTACGGTTCGCCGACCAGTACGGCGGCGACCGGGACGCTGTACCAGGGCACCAACTACGTGTTCTGCAAGGCGTGGGGCCGGGAGATCTCCAGTGGTGGGAGCTTCAACCACTGGTGGCTGAAGACGGATCCGGACGTCGGTCCGGGCGGTCAGTGGGTGTCGGCGTTCTACCTGTCGCGGTGGGGCAACGACGTGGCCAAGGACAACAACGGCGTGACCGTTCCCGACTGCTGA
- a CDS encoding GNAT family N-acetyltransferase — MAGEPWELDVLGPLRVRSAGRPLPLGGARQRAVLAALLLAAGRTVPLADLVDAVWDGREPASAVNTLQSYVSRLRGLLSAAGPPHAPHAPREPRAPREPHAPGGPEGPGRPALLAEPGGGYRLAVDPEQVDALRFERLLAEGRARLAEGDAEGARDPLAAALRLWRGPVLGGDAVSARLRWPCERLEELRLAAVEAAAETDLLLGRPQAAVSRLWQPAAEFPLREAPLALLLRALHASGRSAEALALYGRTRVRLAEELGVDPGPGLVAAHRAVLTGESAPPAVPAAARHRPFVPVDFAVPQGLSAARFELRPITIRDVPEDHALVTASRDRLWARYGESWQWPPPGLTEEQDLIQLAWHQQEFTRRTSFAYALTAPGDGRQLGCVYLDPATGGTADAELAYWTADGHGPTLERELAAELDRWLAARWPWRTVARPRHHDPAR, encoded by the coding sequence GTGGCCGGCGAGCCGTGGGAGCTGGACGTGCTCGGGCCGCTGCGGGTGCGCTCCGCGGGCCGTCCGCTGCCGCTCGGCGGGGCGCGCCAGCGCGCCGTGCTGGCCGCGCTGCTGCTCGCGGCGGGCCGGACGGTCCCGCTCGCCGACCTGGTCGACGCGGTCTGGGACGGGCGCGAGCCCGCCAGCGCGGTGAACACCCTGCAGAGCTACGTCTCCCGGCTGCGCGGCCTGCTCTCCGCCGCGGGCCCGCCCCACGCGCCCCACGCGCCCCGCGAGCCCCGCGCACCGCGTGAGCCGCACGCGCCGGGCGGGCCCGAGGGCCCGGGCCGCCCCGCGCTGCTGGCCGAGCCGGGCGGCGGCTACCGCCTCGCGGTGGATCCCGAGCAGGTGGACGCCCTGCGCTTCGAGCGGCTGCTCGCCGAGGGCCGCGCCCGGCTGGCCGAGGGCGACGCCGAGGGTGCCCGCGACCCGCTCGCCGCAGCCCTGCGGTTGTGGCGCGGCCCGGTGCTCGGCGGGGACGCGGTCTCGGCGCGGCTGCGCTGGCCGTGCGAGCGGCTGGAGGAGCTGCGGCTGGCCGCGGTGGAGGCCGCCGCCGAGACGGACCTGCTGCTCGGCCGCCCGCAGGCCGCGGTCTCCCGGCTGTGGCAGCCCGCCGCCGAGTTCCCGCTGCGCGAGGCGCCGCTCGCCCTGCTGCTGCGGGCCCTGCACGCGTCCGGCCGCTCGGCCGAGGCCCTGGCGCTGTACGGCCGCACCCGCGTCAGGCTGGCCGAGGAGCTGGGCGTGGACCCCGGGCCGGGGCTGGTCGCCGCGCACCGCGCCGTCCTGACCGGCGAGTCCGCCCCGCCGGCCGTGCCGGCCGCGGCCCGGCACCGGCCGTTCGTCCCGGTCGACTTCGCGGTGCCGCAGGGGCTGTCGGCCGCCCGCTTCGAGCTGCGTCCGATCACCATCCGGGACGTCCCGGAGGACCACGCCCTGGTGACGGCCTCCCGCGACCGCCTCTGGGCGAGGTACGGCGAGTCCTGGCAGTGGCCGCCGCCGGGCCTCACCGAGGAGCAGGACCTCATCCAGCTGGCCTGGCACCAGCAGGAGTTCACCCGCCGCACCTCCTTCGCCTACGCGCTCACCGCCCCCGGCGACGGCCGCCAGCTCGGCTGCGTCTACCTCGACCCGGCCACCGGGGGCACCGCCGACGCCGAGCTCGCCTACTGGACGGCGGACGGCCACGGCCCCACGCTGGAGCGCGAGCTGGCCGCCGAACTGGACCGCTGGCTGGCCGCCCGCTGGCCCTGGCGCACCGTCGCCCGGCCGCGCCACCACGACCCGGCCCGCTGA
- a CDS encoding GNAT family N-acetyltransferase, which produces MSTVRPATVDDAEAICDLLNQVDLLEIGRAETELHEVAADLRHPDVDLARDSWLLIGEDGRPVGYGLLRDPSGGGRLDLDQYVLPEQQAGALRLFELMEARAVERAAANGADRAVLHLLLNSAPTVDTAAMQDRGWQAVRRHHVLTRAVDPAADPAPAPLPGLTLRACRTEADRRTAHRLLQESFAEHFDFQPRGYEQWLADIDGAHADWTLTWIATLAGRGDVAVLRTRDDRAACGWASQLGVLADARGRGVGGHLLRWFFAQYAARGRDRVGLGVDTANRSGAPALYRRHGMAVDFAVDTWELTLPVPAVV; this is translated from the coding sequence GTGAGCACCGTACGCCCGGCCACCGTCGACGACGCCGAGGCGATCTGCGACCTCCTCAACCAGGTCGACCTGCTGGAGATCGGCCGCGCCGAGACCGAGCTGCACGAGGTCGCCGCCGACCTGCGCCACCCCGACGTGGACCTCGCCCGCGACTCCTGGCTGCTGATCGGCGAGGACGGCCGCCCGGTCGGCTACGGCCTGCTGCGCGACCCGTCCGGCGGAGGGCGGCTCGACCTCGACCAGTACGTGCTGCCCGAGCAGCAGGCCGGGGCACTGCGCCTGTTCGAGCTGATGGAGGCCCGCGCGGTCGAACGCGCCGCCGCCAACGGCGCCGACCGGGCCGTCCTGCACCTGCTGCTGAACAGCGCGCCGACCGTGGACACCGCCGCGATGCAGGACCGCGGCTGGCAGGCGGTCCGCCGCCACCACGTGCTCACCCGCGCCGTCGACCCGGCGGCCGACCCGGCCCCGGCCCCCTTGCCCGGCCTCACCCTGCGCGCGTGCCGCACCGAGGCCGACCGGCGGACCGCGCACCGGCTGCTCCAGGAGTCCTTCGCCGAGCACTTCGACTTCCAGCCGCGCGGCTACGAGCAGTGGCTGGCGGACATCGACGGCGCCCACGCCGACTGGACGCTCACCTGGATCGCCACCCTCGCCGGCCGGGGCGACGTCGCGGTGCTGCGCACCCGCGACGACCGGGCGGCGTGCGGCTGGGCCTCCCAGCTCGGCGTCCTCGCGGACGCCCGCGGCCGGGGCGTCGGCGGGCACCTGCTGCGCTGGTTCTTCGCCCAGTACGCCGCGCGCGGCCGCGACCGGGTCGGCCTCGGCGTCGACACCGCCAACCGCAGCGGCGCGCCCGCGCTCTACCGGCGGCACGGCATGGCCGTCGACTTCGCCGTCGACACCTGGGAGCTCACCCTGCCCGTACCGGCCGTGGTATGA
- a CDS encoding EF-hand domain-containing protein, giving the protein MGLDLLRAKISRGFDQLDADGDGRLTEADHRAMGTAVARSLGHPEGSAEERKVVDAYLGIWREVHLPHLPPGTDAVTREVFLRSTGSLADRPEVARAALDGLAETFLALADTDGDGVVDADEFFVFQRGHFPLLERAAADEAFRHLDRDGDGTLSREEFVTAILEYWTSTDPDAPGNWWTGRPTAAR; this is encoded by the coding sequence GTGGGGCTGGACCTGTTGCGGGCGAAGATCTCCCGGGGGTTCGACCAGTTGGACGCGGACGGCGACGGGCGGCTCACCGAGGCGGACCACCGGGCGATGGGCACCGCGGTGGCCCGCTCGCTGGGCCACCCGGAGGGCTCGGCCGAGGAGCGGAAGGTGGTCGACGCCTACCTGGGGATCTGGCGGGAGGTGCACCTGCCGCACCTGCCGCCCGGCACGGACGCCGTCACCCGGGAGGTGTTCCTGCGCTCCACCGGCTCGCTCGCCGACCGCCCCGAGGTCGCCCGCGCGGCGCTCGACGGGCTCGCCGAGACCTTCCTCGCCCTCGCGGACACCGACGGCGACGGAGTGGTGGACGCCGACGAGTTCTTCGTCTTCCAGCGCGGCCACTTCCCGCTGCTGGAGCGCGCGGCGGCGGACGAGGCCTTCCGGCACCTGGACCGGGACGGCGACGGCACGCTCTCCCGCGAGGAGTTCGTCACCGCGATCCTCGAGTACTGGACCAGCACCGATCCCGACGCTCCCGGCAACTGGTGGACCGGCCGTCCGACGGCCGCGCGGTAG
- a CDS encoding glycosyltransferase, which translates to MRVALMTAGSRGDVAPFTGLGHALEQAGHRVTLVTHERFAGLAADAGLGFHALPVDPRAVLESGRGQGLHRSAGGAAKLVRMLSMARSLVGRMTDDLLAAAREADALLLSASFAPLGHAIGAGLGLPTVGLNLQPIDATAVFAPPLVTAGSWGPFANRLAGQGVNLALEEVFRGAVRNVRHRLGLPPSGPRASRRARERQDWPVLHGFSPLVVPRPRDWRPGLRLAGYWWPYDPPDARLPAAVEDFLASGPPPVYVGLGSATVPDPERLSRTVVTALRTAGLRGIVQRGWAGLHAEGEDVLTVDELPHSLLFPRTAAVVHHGGAGTTAATLRAGVPSVPVPVQFDAAFWASRQVALGVAPAALPLRRVTPGHLAAALRAATVDPAFTDRARALATRLAAEDSTAPVLAALPG; encoded by the coding sequence ATGCGGGTGGCGTTGATGACGGCCGGGTCGCGGGGCGACGTGGCGCCGTTCACCGGTCTGGGGCATGCGCTGGAGCAGGCCGGCCACCGGGTCACCCTGGTCACCCACGAGCGCTTCGCCGGGCTGGCCGCCGACGCCGGGCTGGGCTTCCACGCCCTGCCGGTGGATCCGCGCGCGGTGCTGGAGTCCGGCCGCGGGCAGGGCCTGCACCGCAGTGCCGGCGGCGCCGCGAAGCTGGTCCGGATGCTGTCGATGGCCCGCTCGCTGGTCGGCCGGATGACCGACGACCTGCTCGCCGCCGCCCGGGAGGCCGACGCGCTGCTGCTGTCCGCCTCCTTCGCGCCGCTCGGCCACGCGATCGGCGCCGGCCTGGGCCTGCCCACCGTCGGCCTGAACCTCCAACCGATCGACGCCACCGCCGTTTTCGCGCCGCCGCTGGTCACCGCCGGGTCCTGGGGGCCGTTCGCCAACCGGCTCGCCGGGCAGGGCGTGAACCTCGCGCTGGAGGAGGTCTTCCGCGGCGCGGTGCGCAACGTCCGGCACCGCCTCGGCCTGCCGCCGAGCGGTCCGCGGGCCTCCCGGCGGGCCCGCGAGCGCCAGGACTGGCCGGTGCTGCACGGTTTCAGCCCGCTGGTGGTCCCCCGGCCGCGCGACTGGCGGCCCGGGCTGCGGCTGGCAGGCTACTGGTGGCCGTACGACCCCCCGGACGCCCGGCTCCCGGCCGCGGTGGAGGATTTCCTCGCCTCCGGCCCGCCGCCGGTGTACGTCGGGCTGGGCAGCGCCACCGTGCCCGACCCCGAGCGGCTCAGCCGGACCGTGGTCACCGCGCTGCGCACCGCGGGCCTGCGCGGGATCGTCCAGCGCGGCTGGGCCGGCCTGCACGCCGAGGGCGAGGACGTGCTCACCGTGGACGAGCTGCCGCACAGCCTGCTCTTCCCGCGCACGGCCGCCGTGGTGCACCACGGCGGCGCCGGCACCACGGCCGCGACCCTGCGGGCCGGGGTGCCGTCCGTACCGGTGCCGGTCCAGTTCGACGCCGCGTTCTGGGCGTCCCGCCAGGTCGCCCTCGGCGTGGCCCCCGCGGCCCTCCCGCTGCGCCGGGTGACCCCCGGGCACCTCGCCGCCGCCCTGCGCGCCGCCACCGTCGACCCCGCCTTCACCGACCGCGCCCGCGCCCTCGCCACCCGCCTGGCGGCCGAGGACTCCACCGCACCCGTCCTGGCCGCCCTGCCCGGCTGA